CCGAAGTACCCGATCACCGAAGGCACCAGCCTTACACCGTTCCTCAAGCGCGCACTGCAATGCGATTTCGACTGCTACCTCACCGAACAAGTGATCCCGATGTGGCGCGCGCGCTCCGACGGCGGCAGCCTGCTGCAGCTGGTCGACCAGGTCAGCCTGTATGCGCTCAAGGATTATCTGCACGCCAGCCCGAAAATCGCCGTCATGCACAACGCCGACGACGTGATCCTGGGCCCGGGCGACCTGGGCTTCCTGCGTAAAACCTTCGGCGATCGCTTGACCGTCTACCCACTGGGCGGCCACTGCGGCAACCTCAATTACCGCGTCAACGCCGACGCCATGCTGGAGTTCTTCCGTGGCTAAATATCTTCTGCTGCTCGCCGCCCTGATGTGCGCAGGCGTGGCCAATGCCGACAACAGCAAGGCTCACGAGCCGACGCAATTGGGCGATGACGGTTTCAAACAACCGCTGACCAAGCTCAAGTTCAATCCGGGCCTGGACCAGCGCGAGTTCGAACGCTCCTCGCTCACCGCACTTAACGTGTATGACCCGCTGGAGTCGTGGAACCGCCGCGTTTATCACTTCAACTACCGCTTCGACCAGTGGGTGTTCCTGCCGGTGGTCAACGGCTACACCTACGTCACCCCAAGCTTCCTGCGCACTGGTGTGAGTAACTTCTTCAACAACCTGGGCGATGTGCCCAACCTGATGAACAGCCTGTTGCAACTCAAGGGGCATCGCTCGCTGGAGACCACCGGGCGCCTGCTGGTCAACACCACCATCGGTATCGCCGGCTTGTGGGACCCGGCCACCGCCATGGGCCTGCCGCGCCAGAGCGAAGACTTCGGCCAGACCCTGGGCTTCTACGGCGTGCCGGGCGGCGCCTACCTGGTGCTGCCGATCTTCGGCCCGTCGAACCTGCGTGACACCACCGGCTTGCTGGTGGACTACACCGCCGAGTCGCAGATCAACTTCCTCAATGTCTCCGAGGTCAGCTCCAACCACCCGGAGATCTGGGCCCTGCGCGCGGTGGATAAGCGCTACCAGACCAGCTTCCGCTACGGTCAGATGAACTCACCCTTCGAATATGAAAAGGTGCGCTATATCTATACCGAATCGCGCAAGTTGCAGATCGCGGAATAAATAACGCTCACAAAAAAGGCCATTCATGAATGGCCTTTTTTGTGCCTGCGATTTAAGCCTTGAGGGCCTTCCAAGCCTTGCCGATTCCACTGACCAGCGCCAAGACCACAGCCCCCGCAATGATTCCCGCCAGCGCATTGAGCAGCGTCGGCATCAGCCACGCCATCGCGCCCGCACTCTGGCTGACCGCCTCGATCCAGTGATGCACCACCGGCACGCCATGAGTAAGGATGCCGCCACCGACCAGAAACATCGCCGCCGTGCCGATCACCGACAGGCTTTTCATCATGTACGGCGCCGCACGCAGGATGGCACCACCGAGCCCACGCGCGACCTGGCCGGGTTTCCGGCTCAGCCACAGGCCCAGGTCGTCCAGCTTGACGATGCCCGCCACCAACCCATAAACGCCGATGGTCATGACGATGGCAATACCCGACAGCACCACCACCTGCTGCATCAGCGGCGCATCGGCCACAGTGCCCAGGGTGATCGCGATGATCTCGGCCGAGAGAATGAAGTCGGTGCGCACCGCGCCTTTGATCTTGTCCTTTTCAAAGGCCACCAGGTCGGTGGCCGGGTCAGCCACGGCCTGGGTCAACTGCGCATGCTCGACCTGGTCTTCGGCCTTGCTGTGCAGGAACGTGTGCGCAAGCTTCTCGAACCCCTCGAAGCACAAGTAGGCGCCACCCAGCATCAGCAACGGCGTAACCGCCCAGGGCGCGAAGGCGCTGATCAACAGCGCGGTAGGCACCAGGATCAATTTGTTGATAAACGAACCCTTGGCCACCGCCCACACCACCGGAATTTCCCGCTCGGCACGCACCCCGGACACCTGCTGGGCGTTGAGCGCCAGATCATCGCCGAGCACACCGGCGGTCTTTTTCGCGGCGACTTTGGTCATCAAAGCCACATCGTCGAGGACTGCGGCGATATCGTCGATCAATACCAGTAAACTGCTTCCTGCCATGAAACGCGCATCCGTAAAAGAAAAGTTGGCGCGAGCATAGCGCGGCACAACGCTTTGCGGGAGCCTTGTTGAGACTCGCGGATAGCCGGTGCTACCATGCCAGACCGCCTGTCCTGGCAAGGAAAACCCTGGTTTATGAGCACCATTCGCGAGCGCAATAAAGAAAAAATCCTGCGGGCGGCCAGCGAGGAGTTTGCCGACAAGGG
The sequence above is drawn from the Pseudomonas quebecensis genome and encodes:
- a CDS encoding DUF808 domain-containing protein, translating into MAGSSLLVLIDDIAAVLDDVALMTKVAAKKTAGVLGDDLALNAQQVSGVRAEREIPVVWAVAKGSFINKLILVPTALLISAFAPWAVTPLLMLGGAYLCFEGFEKLAHTFLHSKAEDQVEHAQLTQAVADPATDLVAFEKDKIKGAVRTDFILSAEIIAITLGTVADAPLMQQVVVLSGIAIVMTIGVYGLVAGIVKLDDLGLWLSRKPGQVARGLGGAILRAAPYMMKSLSVIGTAAMFLVGGGILTHGVPVVHHWIEAVSQSAGAMAWLMPTLLNALAGIIAGAVVLALVSGIGKAWKALKA
- a CDS encoding MlaA family lipoprotein — encoded protein: MAKYLLLLAALMCAGVANADNSKAHEPTQLGDDGFKQPLTKLKFNPGLDQREFERSSLTALNVYDPLESWNRRVYHFNYRFDQWVFLPVVNGYTYVTPSFLRTGVSNFFNNLGDVPNLMNSLLQLKGHRSLETTGRLLVNTTIGIAGLWDPATAMGLPRQSEDFGQTLGFYGVPGGAYLVLPIFGPSNLRDTTGLLVDYTAESQINFLNVSEVSSNHPEIWALRAVDKRYQTSFRYGQMNSPFEYEKVRYIYTESRKLQIAE